A window of the Candidatus Methylomirabilota bacterium genome harbors these coding sequences:
- a CDS encoding adenylate/guanylate cyclase domain-containing protein — protein sequence MRAARRIRDALRSPIAIALLISSLVVLGIIALRTGGALESLELTAYDWYLRAQPATSMDRRIVLVTITEEDIQRLGHWPLTDATVADALTRLLAYRPRAIGLDLYRDLPVPPGRSDLDAVLKADRRVVVVTKIGEGTSDGIPPPSALANSDQVGFSDVVVDRGGIVRRGLLFLDRRDTIAYSFALRLALLYLQAENIGPQSDSRNPEHLRLGRTTIRPLEAHEGPYARADTGGYQFLLDFHGLQRGFPSFSFRHLLEDRIEPAALRDAIVILGVAAEGSKDFFYTPYSRGRDADQQISGIALHGHIASQLLRMALEGASPLRAVEAGHAALWIALWSLLGGVAGLASRSAWRFALIAGGGLLALGGLVYVGFRLGWWVPLIPPALGWFGAATLVTAYTSYWEKAQRAQLMGLFSRHLSPEIADAVWRQRHEFLDGGRPRPQRLTATVLFTDLVGYTSLSEDRSPQSLVEWLNVYMEAMAQPVIENDGLINQYIGDSIMALFGAPFPRATAAEVSRDAVNAVECALGMERNLQALNRRWQSEGLPTAAMRIGIFTGPVVGGSVGSAQRLAYTVIGDTVNTASRLESYAKDLFFDDPLGHPCRILIGATTASHLGERFELEAVGEVELKGKQRKVAIYRVVGHRRIQE from the coding sequence CCGGATCCGGGACGCGCTCCGATCGCCGATCGCGATCGCGCTTCTGATCAGCAGCCTCGTCGTGCTGGGAATCATCGCGCTGCGGACCGGCGGCGCCCTCGAATCACTCGAGCTGACAGCCTACGACTGGTACTTGCGCGCGCAGCCGGCGACGTCGATGGACCGTCGGATCGTGCTCGTCACCATCACCGAAGAGGACATCCAACGCCTCGGGCACTGGCCGCTGACCGACGCGACAGTGGCCGACGCCCTCACGCGGCTCCTCGCCTACCGTCCCCGGGCGATCGGCCTGGACCTTTACCGCGACCTGCCGGTGCCGCCCGGCCGCTCAGACCTCGACGCCGTGCTGAAGGCCGATCGCCGTGTCGTGGTCGTGACCAAGATCGGCGAGGGCACATCAGACGGCATCCCGCCGCCGTCCGCGCTGGCCAACAGCGATCAGGTCGGCTTCAGCGACGTGGTCGTGGATCGCGGAGGCATCGTCCGCCGCGGTTTGCTGTTCCTCGATCGTCGCGACACCATCGCCTACTCGTTCGCCCTGCGTCTCGCGCTGCTCTACCTGCAGGCCGAGAACATCGGCCCGCAATCTGACTCGCGCAACCCCGAACATCTTCGCCTCGGGCGCACGACGATCCGCCCGCTCGAGGCCCACGAAGGACCCTACGCGCGCGCCGACACCGGTGGGTATCAGTTCTTGCTCGATTTCCATGGCCTGCAAAGGGGATTCCCCAGCTTCTCGTTCCGACATCTTCTGGAGGATCGGATCGAGCCGGCCGCCTTGCGTGACGCGATCGTCATCCTCGGAGTCGCAGCCGAAGGCAGCAAGGACTTCTTTTATACGCCCTACAGCCGCGGCCGCGATGCCGATCAGCAGATTTCCGGCATTGCCCTACACGGTCACATCGCGAGCCAGCTCTTGCGCATGGCCCTCGAAGGGGCTTCGCCGCTCCGCGCCGTCGAGGCCGGGCACGCCGCGTTGTGGATCGCGCTCTGGAGCCTGCTGGGTGGAGTGGCCGGTCTGGCCTCCCGCTCGGCCTGGCGCTTTGCCCTGATCGCCGGCGGTGGGCTGTTGGCGCTCGGCGGCCTCGTGTATGTCGGCTTCCGGTTGGGATGGTGGGTTCCTTTGATTCCACCGGCGCTGGGCTGGTTCGGCGCGGCGACCCTGGTGACCGCGTACACCTCGTATTGGGAAAAGGCGCAGCGAGCCCAGCTCATGGGGCTGTTCTCGCGGCACCTGTCGCCGGAGATCGCCGACGCGGTCTGGAGGCAGCGTCATGAATTTCTCGACGGGGGGCGCCCTCGTCCCCAGCGCCTGACCGCCACCGTGCTGTTCACCGATCTCGTCGGCTACACGTCTCTGTCGGAGGACCGCTCTCCCCAGAGCCTCGTCGAATGGCTCAACGTCTACATGGAGGCGATGGCCCAGCCCGTGATCGAGAACGATGGCTTGATCAACCAGTACATCGGTGACTCCATCATGGCCCTCTTCGGCGCTCCGTTTCCCCGAGCGACGGCCGCCGAGGTCAGCCGGGACGCGGTCAACGCGGTCGAGTGCGCGCTCGGCATGGAACGGAACCTTCAGGCGCTCAACCGACGCTGGCAAAGTGAGGGGCTGCCGACGGCCGCGATGCGGATCGGGATTTTCACCGGGCCCGTGGTCGGAGGCAGCGTCGGGAGTGCCCAGCGGCTCGCGTACACCGTGATCGGCGATACGGTCAACACAGCCTCGCGGCTCGAAAGCTACGCCAAGGATCTCTTCTTCGACGATCCGCTCGGCCACCCCTGCCGAATCTTGATCGGGGCGACCACCGCCAGCCACCTGGGCGAGCGGTTCGAGCTGGAGGCGGTCGGGGAGGTCGAGCTGAAGGGCAAGCAGCGGAAGGTCGCGATCTATCGCGTCGTCGGACACCGGCGAATCCAAGAATGA